One genomic segment of Mangifera indica cultivar Alphonso chromosome 6, CATAS_Mindica_2.1, whole genome shotgun sequence includes these proteins:
- the LOC123218211 gene encoding uncharacterized protein LOC123218211 isoform X1, translating to MNPEEGYDHSWICTGRKNSELPGRKRSHDEEFHYSPSVDPDSKKIAFLPAEKNVGEPASSPTAKSHINEESHPRRGWPKKKKRSMEDQNGDLNSLSVRLIKSANSMLKKEPENRHDKDIKRHKCSLEGELAARASEETAAAPQCGVLENEIDVPSGLKGKPQNLPAIKARGKGINEDKPSVQTDVKKGSLVVTTSANGIIDASNTKEGELLKLWVNHQIEMEITQRKLLSQKSRRNTLPGRKQ from the exons ATGAATCCAGAGGAAGGCTATGACCACTCTTGGATTTGTACTGGAagaaaaaattctgaattacCTGGTCGCAAAAGATCTCATGATGAGGAATTTCATTATTCACCATCTGTAGATCCAGATTCCAAGAAGATAGCTTTTCTGCCAGCAGAAAAGAATGTGGGTGAACCTGCTTCTTCCCCAACCGCAAAAAGCCACATTAATGAGGAAAGTCATCCTCGAAGGggttggccaaaaaaaaaaaaacggagCATGGAGGATCAAAATGGTGATCTCAATTCCCTCTCAGTGAGATTGATCAAATCTGCAAATTCTATGTTGAAAAAGGAGCCTGAAAACAGACATGACAAAGACATAAAACGACATAAGTGCTCATTAGAAGGTGAACTTGCTGCAAGGGCTAGTGAAGAGACTGCTGCAGCTCCTCAATGTGGAGTTTTGGAGAATGAAATTGATGTCCCAAGTGGTCTCAAGGGAAAACCACAAAACCTGCCAGCTATTAAGGCAAGGGGAAAGGGTATCAATGAGGACAAGCCATCAGTCCAGACAGATGTCAAGAAAGGGAGTTTGGTTGTCACTACTTCAGCTAATGGTATTATTGATGCATCTAATACTAAG GAGGGAGAACTTCTAAAGTTGTGGGTAAATCAtcaaatagagatggaaataaCTCAGAGAAAACTCCTATCACAGAAATCAAGAAGAAATACACTTCCTGGAAGAAAGCAGTAA
- the LOC123218211 gene encoding uncharacterized protein LOC123218211 isoform X2, translating to METIMTLVIDESEDISWDLLSVLLASVRKENQDVSTVSGKLGKKFITSCAVKLKSSFMDAVQSRGIALDEYAEIVSHICKNEYKTLQGLDCNGKYLEKKKIKRGGQLVANRKREGFQLY from the exons ATGGAAACAATTATGACCCTGGTCATAGATGAAAGTGAAGATATTTCCTGGGATCTTCTCAGTGTTCTCTTAGCTAGTGTCCGAAAGGAGAATCAA GATGTTTCTACTGTTTCTGGGAAGCTAGGAAAGAAGTTTATCACTAGTTGTGCTGTTAAGCTTAAATCCAGTTTCATGGATGCAGTGCAGTCTAGAGGCATTGCTTTGGATGAGTATGCTGAGATAGTTTCCCATATTtgcaaaaatgaatataaaactCTCCAGGGTCTTGATTGTAATGGGAAATACTTG gaaaagaaaaaaataaagaggggAGGGCAGTTGGTAGCAAACAGGAAGAGAGAAGGGTTTCAACTATACTAA
- the LOC123218280 gene encoding 40S ribosomal protein S12-like, whose amino-acid sequence MSGEEVVPAAETTPVPLGEAMDLMTALQVVLRKSLAHGGLARGLHEGAKVIEKHAAQLCVLAEDCNQPDYVKLVKALCADHNVSLLTVPSAKTLGEWAGLCKIDSEGKARKVVGCSCVVVKDFGEESDGLNVVQQHVKSH is encoded by the exons atgtcAGG TGAAGAGGTTGTTCCTGCAGCTGAGACCACCCCAGTCCCTCTGGGTGAGGCAATGGATCTCATGACGGCATTGCAGGTTGTGCTCAGAAAGTCACTTGCTCATGGTGGGCTTGCTAGGGGCCTGCATGAAGGTGCAAAAGTGATTGAGAAGCATGCAGCCCAGCTGTGTGTATTGGCAGAGGACTGCAACCAGCCTGACTATGTCAAGTTGGTGAAGGCTCTTTGTGCTGACCACAATGTGAGCTTGCTGACAGTTCCTAGTGCAAAGACCCTTGGCGAGTGGGCTGGT TTGTGTAAAATTGACTCTGAGGGAAAGGCCAGGAAGGTTGTTGGTTGTTCCTGTGTTGTTGTGAAG GACTTTGGCGAGGAAAGCGATGGTCTTAATGTTGTCCAACAGCATGTTAAGTCTCACTGA
- the LOC123218185 gene encoding probable CCR4-associated factor 1 homolog 6, whose protein sequence is MSLLPKGDSIQIREVWNDTLEQEFDLIRQIIDDFPYVAMDTEFPGIVLRPVGNFKNSNDYHYQTLKDNVDMLKLIQLGLTFSDEQGNLPTCGRDKYCIWQFNFREFNINEDVFANDSIELLKQSGIDFNKNNEKGVDAMRFGELLMSSGIVLNDNVRWVTFHSGYDFGYLLKVLTCLNLPDTQAEFFKLIRIYFPTLYDIKHLMKFCNSLHGGLNKLAELLEVERVGICHQAGSDSLLTSCTFRKLKENFFSNSLDKYAGVLYGLGVENGQNVHLK, encoded by the coding sequence ATGTCCCTGTTGCCAAAGGGCGATTCAATCCAAATTCGAGAGGTTTGGAATGATACTCTTGaacaagaatttgatttgattcgcCAAATCATTGATGATTTCCCTTATGTTGCAATGGACACTGAATTTCCTGGCATTGTTTTGAGACCTGTGGGAAATTTCAAGAACAGTAACGActatcattatcaaactttgaAAGACAATGTTGATATGTTGAAGTTAATCCAGTTGGGGCTCACTTTTTCGGATGAGCAAGGTAACCTACCCACGTGTGGGAGGGATAAATATTGCATTTGGCAATTTAATTTTCGTGAGTTCAATATTAACGAGGATGTGTTTGCCAATGACTCTATTGAGCTCTTGAAACAAAGTgggattgattttaataaaaataatgaaaagggTGTAGATGCAATGAGGTTTGGAGAGTTATTAATGTCATCTGGGATTGTTTTGAATGATAATGTGCGTTGGGTGACATTTCATAGTGGTTATGATTTCGGGTACTTGCTAAAGGTCTTGACTTGCCTGAATTTGCCTGATACACAAGCAGAGTTCTTTAAGTTGATCAGAATTTATTTTCCAACATTATATGACATCAAGCACTTGATGAAGTTTTGCAATAGTCTTCATGGTGGATTGAACAAGCTTGCAGAGTTGTTGGAAGTTGAAAGAGTTGGGATTTGTCATCAAGCGGGTTCAGATAGTTTGCTTACATCTTGTACATTCAGGAAATTAAAAGAGAATTTCTTTAGCAACTCATTGGATAAATATGCTGGTGTGTTGTATGGTTTAGGTGTTGAGAACGGACAAAATGTTCATTTAAAGTGA